A window of Clostridium sp. 'White wine YQ' contains these coding sequences:
- a CDS encoding cohesin domain-containing protein, whose amino-acid sequence MRRRLLVTLFLAFTIIFFRAISVEAQERTTIITAIDKSEVKIGEEFRVYIKAENVYDLYGVQFTINYDTQLLDLVSSTLDMKNGFKSFGGETVDKSKGVITYPLINSNSKKELLKEQLIGELVFKGKSKGGNILNASNIKAVDSDAVVISKNTDYSIPINVVSSEVVSVTPAKPQTENDNIKSGDGQNTSDDKEESKGETDKEDTGSDKEQVANKEEKSNVSGSKEENGTLKNNAKVEKGQAINGESKGIKEYIPLILASVAAIIIAIGYKTKAINKIKDKLKTKKDRG is encoded by the coding sequence ATGAGGAGGAGACTTTTAGTTACATTATTTTTAGCATTTACAATAATATTCTTCAGAGCTATCTCTGTTGAGGCACAAGAAAGAACTACAATCATTACAGCAATTGATAAGAGTGAGGTTAAAATAGGGGAAGAATTCAGGGTATATATTAAGGCAGAAAATGTTTATGACTTATATGGAGTGCAGTTTACTATAAACTATGACACGCAACTTCTAGATTTGGTTTCCAGTACGTTAGATATGAAAAATGGATTTAAAAGTTTCGGGGGAGAGACAGTAGATAAGTCCAAAGGAGTAATAACATATCCATTAATAAATTCAAATTCAAAAAAAGAATTGCTAAAAGAACAATTGATTGGAGAATTAGTTTTCAAAGGTAAGAGTAAAGGCGGAAATATATTAAATGCTAGTAACATTAAAGCTGTAGATAGTGATGCAGTAGTCATAAGTAAGAATACTGACTATTCAATTCCAATAAATGTAGTATCAAGTGAGGTAGTTTCTGTTACTCCTGCAAAACCTCAAACAGAAAATGACAACATTAAATCAGGAGATGGACAAAACACAAGTGATGATAAGGAAGAATCAAAGGGAGAGACTGATAAAGAAGATACAGGAAGTGATAAAGAGCAAGTTGCTAATAAAGAAGAGAAAAGTAATGTATCAGGAAGTAAGGAAGAGAATGGGACTTTAAAGAATAATGCAAAAGTGGAAAAAGGACAAGCTATAAATGGGGAAAGCAAAGGAATTAAGGAGTATATTCCATTAATATTAGCAAGTGTTGCTGCAATTATTATAGCAATTGGTTATAAAACTAAAGCAATTAATAAGATAAAAGATAAGTTGAAAACCAAAAAAGATAGGGGATGA
- a CDS encoding DUF6054 family protein, with amino-acid sequence MAKYEKIIKGDFGSVVNAIDEKILNSAMSMNLVDESNYVCGETLVAIRVYDKYFMRNGNRASLTLTIVGNDSEVFISAIGAGGGSGVIFNFSLGAELDMVNIVESAVNELN; translated from the coding sequence GTGGCAAAGTATGAAAAAATTATAAAGGGAGATTTTGGCTCAGTCGTTAATGCAATTGATGAAAAGATACTTAATAGTGCTATGAGTATGAACTTAGTTGATGAAAGCAATTATGTCTGTGGTGAAACATTAGTAGCAATCCGTGTATATGATAAATATTTCATGCGAAATGGAAATAGGGCGAGTTTGACTCTTACTATAGTTGGGAATGATAGTGAAGTTTTTATTTCTGCAATAGGTGCAGGAGGAGGTTCAGGGGTAATATTTAACTTTAGCCTTGGAGCAGAATTAGACATGGTAAACATTGTAGAGTCAGCTGTAAATGAATTAAATTAA
- a CDS encoding sigma-70 family RNA polymerase sigma factor, which translates to MTDRDIVLAILSHKEIALEELKIKYGRLLYGVINKIINPISYTMDIEECFNDVLLTIWKNIDCYDENKGQLRNFLISIAKYRALDYKRKISKTKIHLELNEEIIEQREGKEDATVLDDEAFYHLIENLNEKDKVIFVKKYLLDEPIEKISIELEMSKEAIYKRLIRGREKIKESILKEEGEEKCTM; encoded by the coding sequence ATGACAGATAGGGATATTGTTTTAGCAATACTGAGTCATAAAGAAATTGCATTAGAAGAACTCAAGATAAAATATGGAAGGCTGTTATATGGAGTTATAAATAAGATAATAAACCCTATAAGTTATACCATGGATATAGAAGAATGTTTTAATGATGTTTTACTAACTATATGGAAAAATATAGATTGCTATGATGAAAATAAAGGGCAACTTAGGAATTTTTTAATATCAATAGCTAAATACAGGGCACTTGATTACAAAAGAAAAATAAGTAAGACTAAAATACATTTAGAGTTAAATGAAGAAATTATTGAGCAAAGAGAAGGAAAAGAAGATGCTACAGTATTAGATGATGAAGCATTTTATCATCTAATAGAAAACTTAAATGAAAAAGATAAAGTTATATTTGTTAAGAAATATCTACTTGATGAACCTATAGAAAAAATATCTATAGAACTAGAGATGAGTAAGGAAGCCATATATAAACGTCTAATTAGAGGAAGAGAGAAAATAAAAGAGAGTATTTTAAAAGAAGAAGGAGAAGAAAAATGTACTATGTGA
- a CDS encoding LytR/AlgR family response regulator transcription factor, which yields MLKVFICEDNDEQRNAYKKAVNDTIIIENLDMSIALVTPKPQDVIEYIKNNEGAGLYFLDVDLKQELNGIALAAEIRKYDPRGFIVFITTHGEMSYLTFTFKVEALDYIVKDNPKEVKDRIRECILNANEKYSSKNSDMEVFNVKINEKIINIEFNKILFFETSTRAHKVVVHATDRHIEFNGKLSDIEGKLDDRFYRCHKSYIVNRRNIKEIDTKDRIAYMINGEECIISNRHLKGITKVK from the coding sequence ATGCTTAAAGTATTTATATGTGAGGATAATGATGAACAAAGAAATGCCTATAAAAAGGCAGTTAATGATACAATAATTATTGAAAATTTAGATATGAGCATAGCTTTAGTTACTCCTAAGCCCCAAGATGTCATAGAGTATATTAAAAACAATGAGGGTGCTGGTTTATATTTTCTAGATGTAGATTTAAAACAAGAGCTTAATGGGATAGCACTTGCAGCAGAAATACGAAAATATGACCCAAGAGGATTTATTGTATTTATAACAACGCATGGAGAAATGAGTTATTTGACATTTACTTTTAAGGTAGAAGCGTTAGATTATATAGTCAAGGATAATCCAAAAGAGGTAAAGGATAGAATAAGAGAATGTATTTTAAATGCTAATGAGAAATATTCTTCTAAGAATTCTGATATGGAAGTTTTTAATGTAAAGATAAATGAGAAGATAATCAATATAGAATTTAATAAAATACTATTCTTCGAAACATCTACTAGAGCACATAAAGTCGTTGTACATGCTACGGATAGACATATTGAGTTTAATGGTAAGCTTAGTGACATTGAAGGAAAACTAGATGATAGATTTTATAGATGTCATAAATCGTATATAGTTAATAGGCGTAATATAAAGGAAATTGATACAAAGGATAGGATTGCATATATGATAAATGGGGAAGAATGTATAATTTCTAATAGGCATTTAAAAGGAATAACAAAGGTAAAATAG
- a CDS encoding sensor histidine kinase — protein sequence MEIYIKLLGTILFVYTAIINIAPFKIKKRDIITMIVLSELSARIVININEFIIMIPIIMISIVFLYKNSKNLLISTIIPLFSVIIAVIIDSSVSYMFIFIFDMDIYMASTISKVYVEFIATGFVLIFVTTKGVRYIIKKRHSIFNIELKNKFSILITLSLLITLIIFYINIILGSKFGFTNEVLKVNGLLFFIYFILLGVVMLILFKSITKEMELKNKQSHFESLQKYTDNLENLYSDMRAFKHDYVNIISSMIGYIEDDDMEGLKKHFNENILPLSNEIGKNNSKIALLKNIKIPEIKGLLSSKLIRAQEIGIELFIDIVEPIENIDMDIIDISRSLGILLDNAIEAGEKCENPTVKIAFVKRGQALIIAILNKCPEDTPPIYKIYKKGYSTKGENRGVGLSNLKEILEKYNNVSIDTTIENEEFIQKITIDSNFV from the coding sequence ATGGAGATATATATAAAGTTATTAGGAACAATATTATTTGTATACACAGCTATAATTAATATAGCTCCATTTAAAATAAAAAAAAGAGATATAATTACAATGATAGTTCTGTCAGAGCTTTCAGCTAGAATAGTTATTAATATTAATGAATTTATAATTATGATACCAATAATAATGATTAGCATTGTATTCTTATATAAGAACAGTAAAAACTTGCTTATTAGTACTATAATACCACTATTCTCAGTTATTATAGCAGTAATTATAGATTCTAGTGTTAGTTACATGTTTATATTTATTTTTGATATGGATATTTACATGGCCAGCACTATAAGTAAGGTATACGTTGAGTTTATTGCAACAGGATTTGTATTAATTTTTGTTACTACAAAAGGAGTGCGTTATATCATTAAAAAGAGACATAGTATTTTTAATATTGAACTAAAAAATAAGTTTTCAATATTAATAACCTTAAGTTTATTGATAACTCTTATAATATTTTACATAAATATTATATTGGGAAGTAAATTTGGATTTACAAATGAAGTTCTTAAGGTAAATGGATTATTATTTTTTATATACTTTATTCTTTTAGGTGTGGTAATGCTCATATTATTTAAGAGTATTACTAAAGAAATGGAGCTAAAAAACAAGCAGAGTCACTTTGAGAGCCTACAAAAGTATACAGATAATTTAGAAAATCTATATAGTGATATGAGAGCATTCAAACATGACTACGTAAATATAATTTCTTCAATGATTGGTTATATTGAAGATGACGATATGGAAGGGTTAAAGAAGCATTTCAATGAAAATATATTGCCTTTAAGTAACGAGATAGGAAAAAATAACTCTAAAATAGCGCTACTTAAAAATATAAAGATTCCAGAGATTAAGGGGCTATTATCATCCAAGCTTATAAGAGCGCAGGAAATAGGTATTGAATTATTTATAGATATAGTAGAACCTATCGAAAATATAGATATGGATATTATAGATATTAGTAGATCTCTGGGAATATTATTAGACAACGCCATTGAGGCAGGTGAGAAATGCGAAAATCCTACTGTGAAGATTGCATTTGTTAAGAGGGGACAAGCATTGATTATTGCAATACTAAATAAATGTCCAGAAGACACACCTCCTATATATAAGATTTATAAGAAGGGGTATTCTACAAAAGGGGAAAATAGGGGTGTTGGACTTAGTAATTTAAAAGAGATACTTGAAAAGTACAATAATGTTTCTATAGATACAACGATAGAAAATGAGGAATTCATACAAAAAATAACTATTGATAGTAATTTTGTATAA
- a CDS encoding accessory gene regulator B family protein, whose protein sequence is METGAKRHMSIMERLAEIIILRINKVTNKEGLELQKMKLGMEILLINISKFLIVFFVAFKINLIIEAFIIMIVFAALRSNAFGIHSKSSIACTITTLLLFVGGGYLSHYFLLSRYIVFLIFMIINVLLYQYAPADTEYHPLLGQAFRKSLRNKAVIIGVTLMVIALIVPSETIRNLITLASCAEVISILPITYKVLNRRYRNYEGYEKATIN, encoded by the coding sequence ATGGAGACTGGAGCCAAAAGACATATGAGTATAATGGAGAGATTAGCTGAAATAATTATTTTAAGAATAAATAAAGTAACTAACAAGGAAGGCTTGGAACTACAAAAAATGAAATTAGGCATGGAAATACTATTAATAAACATTTCAAAATTTCTAATAGTATTTTTTGTAGCTTTCAAAATTAATTTAATTATTGAAGCTTTTATTATTATGATTGTATTTGCTGCCCTAAGAAGCAATGCCTTTGGAATTCATTCTAAAAGCAGTATTGCTTGCACTATAACAACACTCTTATTGTTTGTAGGGGGAGGATATTTAAGTCACTATTTTTTGCTTAGCAGATACATAGTATTTCTTATCTTTATGATAATTAATGTATTACTGTATCAATATGCACCAGCAGATACTGAATATCATCCACTTTTGGGACAAGCATTTAGGAAAAGTCTAAGAAATAAAGCAGTAATAATTGGTGTAACTTTAATGGTAATAGCTTTAATTGTTCCAAGTGAAACCATTAGAAATTTAATTACTTTAGCTTCATGTGCTGAAGTTATTAGCATATTACCAATTACATATAAAGTATTAAATAGGAGGTATAGGAATTATGAAGGATATGAAAAAGCAACTATTAACTAA
- a CDS encoding Cof-type HAD-IIB family hydrolase, whose translation MSYKLVCIDMDGTLLNNKHQVTELNKKAIREAVEKGVKIAITTGRLYTSASLYAELIGVKVAVISSNGTYIREKDEDKVIFKHPLNRDQFNKICDIIDKYDVRTNFNTFNRFITRELPSEDNAYMITNKTAPKHLQVAFGVHENMREVYDIYEGEVLKAIMFPESPELIEKIKKDLIELGGLEVVSSGPDNIEIMAEGTSKGSGVKAFAEILGINREEIICIGDHENDISMVKYAGLGIAMGNATESLKAVADYVTDDNENSGVGKAINKFILNK comes from the coding sequence ATGAGTTATAAACTAGTATGTATCGACATGGATGGTACTTTGTTAAATAACAAACATCAAGTAACAGAATTGAATAAAAAAGCTATAAGAGAGGCTGTTGAAAAAGGAGTGAAAATTGCTATCACTACTGGAAGATTATATACTTCAGCTAGTCTTTATGCAGAACTTATAGGTGTAAAGGTTGCGGTTATATCATCTAATGGTACTTATATTAGAGAGAAGGATGAAGATAAGGTTATTTTTAAACATCCCTTAAACAGAGACCAATTTAATAAAATTTGTGATATTATTGATAAATATGATGTAAGAACAAATTTTAATACTTTTAATAGATTTATAACCAGAGAACTTCCATCAGAAGATAATGCATATATGATTACAAATAAAACTGCACCGAAGCACTTGCAAGTAGCATTTGGAGTTCATGAGAATATGAGAGAAGTATATGATATATATGAGGGAGAAGTTCTTAAAGCTATAATGTTCCCTGAAAGTCCTGAACTAATAGAAAAAATAAAAAAGGATTTAATTGAACTTGGAGGACTTGAAGTAGTAAGTTCAGGTCCAGATAATATAGAGATTATGGCAGAAGGAACTTCAAAAGGAAGTGGAGTAAAAGCTTTTGCTGAAATATTAGGTATAAATAGAGAAGAGATTATTTGCATAGGAGATCATGAAAATGATATATCTATGGTAAAATACGCTGGACTTGGAATAGCAATGGGCAATGCAACGGAAAGCCTAAAAGCTGTGGCTGATTATGTTACAGATGATAATGAAAATTCCGGTGTAGGAAAGGCTATTAATAAGTTTATTTTAAATAAGTAG
- a CDS encoding desulfoferrodoxin, whose amino-acid sequence MIEKKQIYRCELCGNIVEVLNAGGGTLVCCGKPMTLLEGNTTEAATEKHIPVVTKVEGGVHVVVGEVEHPMTEAHSIQWIEVVTATKVLRKDLTPADKPEATFQIDEDVIEVREYCNLHGLWKAVL is encoded by the coding sequence ATGATAGAAAAAAAGCAAATATACAGATGTGAATTATGTGGTAATATAGTAGAGGTTTTAAATGCAGGCGGAGGAACTTTAGTTTGTTGTGGAAAACCAATGACACTTTTAGAAGGAAATACAACTGAAGCAGCTACAGAAAAACATATACCAGTTGTTACTAAGGTAGAGGGTGGAGTACATGTAGTAGTTGGAGAAGTTGAACATCCAATGACAGAGGCTCATTCAATTCAATGGATAGAAGTAGTTACTGCAACTAAGGTATTAAGAAAAGATTTAACTCCAGCGGATAAACCAGAAGCTACTTTCCAAATAGATGAGGATGTTATAGAGGTAAGAGAATATTGTAATCTTCATGGATTATGGAAAGCAGTGCTATAA
- a CDS encoding M18 family aminopeptidase, translating into MEKKLAKNLIDFIYESPTAFHATERVKRELKANGFQELKEEDRWQITSKGKYFTTKNHSAIIAFAVGKESPAKSGFKIIGAHTDSPGFRIKPNPEMVIENAYIKLNTEVYGGPILPTWFDRPLALAGRVTLKSENPLCPKVQFININKPILIIPNLAIHMNRDVNDGVKINRQKDTLPLISMINDELEKGNLILKLIAKELKTNINEIIDFDLFPYEYEKGSIIGLNEEFISSSRLDDLSMVHAGLEALLSSKTTDGTNVLVCYDNEEVGSLTKQGADSEFLASTLERIVLSLKGDREDYLRSLARSFMISADLAHAIHPNYSEKSDPVNKPIINGGPVIKIAASQSYTTDADSSSVYQEICKKAGVPCQKFVNRSDMRGGSTIGPISSSHLNIRSVDMGSPILGMHSIRELGGVKDHYYTIKSFEEFYKL; encoded by the coding sequence TTGGAAAAAAAGTTAGCAAAAAATTTAATAGATTTTATATATGAAAGTCCTACTGCATTTCATGCTACAGAAAGAGTAAAGAGAGAGCTTAAGGCAAATGGATTTCAAGAATTAAAAGAAGAAGATAGATGGCAAATTACAAGTAAAGGTAAGTATTTTACTACAAAAAATCATTCTGCAATTATTGCATTTGCAGTTGGAAAAGAATCTCCAGCTAAAAGTGGATTTAAAATTATTGGAGCACATACAGATTCTCCTGGTTTTAGAATAAAACCAAACCCAGAGATGGTTATCGAGAATGCATATATTAAATTAAATACTGAGGTTTATGGTGGCCCTATACTACCGACATGGTTTGATAGACCATTAGCTTTAGCAGGGAGAGTAACTTTAAAATCTGAAAATCCTTTATGTCCTAAAGTTCAGTTTATTAATATAAATAAACCTATATTAATTATTCCTAATTTAGCTATACACATGAATAGAGATGTAAATGATGGTGTTAAAATAAATAGACAAAAAGATACACTTCCTCTTATATCTATGATTAATGATGAATTAGAAAAAGGTAATCTGATTTTAAAACTAATAGCAAAAGAGTTGAAGACAAATATAAATGAAATTATTGATTTTGATTTATTTCCGTATGAGTATGAGAAAGGAAGTATTATTGGATTAAATGAGGAATTTATAAGTTCATCTAGGTTAGATGATTTATCGATGGTACATGCAGGATTGGAGGCTCTATTATCAAGTAAAACAACAGATGGAACCAATGTTCTAGTATGTTATGATAATGAAGAAGTTGGTAGCTTAACAAAACAAGGAGCTGATTCAGAATTTTTAGCAAGCACCCTAGAAAGAATAGTACTTTCACTTAAAGGAGATAGAGAAGATTATTTAAGAAGTTTAGCTAGGAGTTTTATGATTTCAGCTGATTTAGCTCACGCTATACATCCAAACTACAGTGAGAAATCAGACCCTGTAAATAAGCCTATAATAAATGGAGGTCCAGTTATAAAAATAGCAGCATCTCAAAGCTATACAACAGATGCAGATTCATCCTCAGTATATCAAGAAATATGCAAAAAAGCAGGAGTTCCATGTCAAAAGTTTGTTAACCGTTCAGATATGAGAGGTGGGTCAACTATAGGACCTATTAGCTCATCTCATCTAAATATAAGATCTGTAGATATGGGAAGTCCTATTTTAGGAATGCACTCAATTAGAGAATTAGGCGGGGTAAAAGATCATTATTATACAATTAAGTCTTTTGAAGAGTTCTATAAGCTTTAA
- a CDS encoding cation diffusion facilitator family transporter, producing the protein MILKSIQVLYDKDQKNFDDKTRNEIGLFAGIVGIIINFILFLIKIFVGLFSNSIAITADAFHSLSDSASSIVTIIGFKIGSKPADEEHPFGHGRMEYISALIVAFMILIVGFEFIKSSLGKIFDPEPVTFKTIHFLLLLLSISFNVLLSIFNRNVGNKINSTALKAIAADNMGDVLTTSVVVFSFLISKFLPFHLDGYVGILVALAIIYAGFTFIKETVSPLLGESPDPSLVKSIEEGILSYKPISGVHDLIIHNYGPGRCMASIHAEIPSDINIMKIHEVIDKAEKELSEKLNIYLVIHMDPICVETEEVLSAKNELEKIVKNNPIIKSYHDFRIVGEGEIKNLIFDLVINPDELNKTINESDLKLSISESIKEYHPQYNCVITIDYVFS; encoded by the coding sequence ATGATTTTAAAAAGTATTCAAGTTCTCTATGATAAAGATCAAAAAAACTTTGATGATAAGACTAGAAATGAGATTGGACTTTTTGCAGGTATAGTTGGCATTATTATAAACTTTATTTTATTTTTAATAAAAATATTCGTTGGATTATTTTCAAATAGCATTGCTATTACAGCTGATGCATTTCATAGTCTATCTGATTCTGCCTCTTCTATTGTTACGATAATAGGATTTAAAATCGGTTCAAAACCAGCTGATGAAGAACATCCTTTTGGACATGGCCGTATGGAATATATTTCTGCTCTTATAGTAGCATTTATGATACTAATTGTTGGTTTTGAATTTATAAAATCGTCTTTAGGAAAAATATTTGATCCCGAGCCTGTAACCTTTAAAACAATTCATTTCCTATTACTATTATTATCTATATCCTTTAATGTACTTCTTTCTATTTTTAATAGAAATGTTGGAAATAAAATAAACTCAACTGCATTAAAAGCTATTGCTGCTGATAATATGGGAGATGTTTTAACAACTTCAGTAGTTGTATTCTCATTTTTAATTTCTAAATTTTTACCTTTTCATCTAGATGGATATGTAGGCATACTCGTTGCTTTGGCTATAATTTATGCTGGATTCACCTTTATCAAAGAAACTGTTAGTCCTTTACTTGGAGAATCTCCTGACCCTAGTCTAGTTAAATCCATAGAAGAAGGAATTTTATCTTATAAACCAATTTCTGGAGTACATGATTTAATAATTCATAACTATGGCCCTGGAAGATGTATGGCCTCAATTCACGCTGAAATACCTTCTGATATTAATATAATGAAAATTCATGAGGTAATTGATAAGGCAGAAAAGGAATTGTCTGAAAAATTGAATATCTATCTTGTTATACACATGGATCCTATATGTGTAGAAACTGAAGAGGTTCTATCTGCAAAAAATGAATTAGAAAAAATAGTTAAAAATAATCCTATAATAAAATCCTATCATGATTTTAGAATTGTAGGTGAAGGTGAAATTAAGAATTTAATTTTTGATTTAGTTATAAATCCTGATGAATTAAACAAAACAATTAATGAATCAGATTTAAAATTAAGTATTTCTGAATCTATTAAGGAGTATCATCCCCAATACAACTGTGTAATTACTATCGACTATGTTTTCAGCTAA
- a CDS encoding LTA synthase family protein — MNNRKFIKYIDVVAIITYILLVIKSDIYLAMIRTNGSASIDFKLMYFGKPDILAHLVFPLIVVSFSYLFKGKGKTGYNLIINALISIFFIADIWYYRSNGTFLSISNILYPSTFNPLHKNLFNFKPIDLIFVMDIFILIILIVKTNIFKKTYEGRRSVIAFIIIFLLGVGYTSYAHYAIDVADKTKGEKMLFRTCWAPFQSMSNMSPLGYHAYDIYEYLVLNRTEKLSESDKTQISSWFDYNNENLPDNKYKGMLQGKNLIAIQVESLENFVIGQKAYGQEITPNLNKLLSNSLYFSGVHEQNNSGTSSDADFMINTSVFPIREGATFFRYPQREYTTLAELLKDKGYTSLSTHPEVAGNWNWAPVHQGSLKFDKTLDITSYNVDEVIGLGLSDQSYLNQVADKLTALKEPFYGYMVTLTSHGPFDIPDNKKLLKLPEEFDKTILGSYFQSVRYTDEAIGNFIKKLDSEGVLKNSVIMIYGDHTGVHKFYPDQLKNVKFEGDWWQPNDMKIPYIVYNPSIKGEEFKVNGGGVDILPTISYLLGVDRKEFGSTSMGRVLVNTNRDTTVLNSGKIIGTPKDAKEEQHLKETLDVANKVVLGNYFAKK; from the coding sequence ATGAATAATAGAAAATTTATCAAATACATAGATGTAGTTGCCATTATAACCTATATACTTTTAGTTATAAAAAGTGATATATATCTAGCGATGATTAGAACCAATGGGTCAGCATCTATTGATTTTAAGTTAATGTATTTTGGAAAACCGGATATATTAGCACATTTAGTTTTTCCGCTCATAGTAGTTAGTTTTTCTTATTTATTTAAAGGTAAAGGGAAGACAGGATATAATCTAATCATAAATGCTTTAATTTCAATATTTTTTATTGCGGATATATGGTACTACAGAAGTAATGGAACATTTTTATCTATAAGCAACATATTATATCCAAGCACATTCAATCCACTTCATAAGAACTTATTTAATTTTAAACCGATTGACTTAATATTTGTTATGGATATTTTTATTTTAATAATTCTTATTGTTAAAACAAATATATTTAAAAAGACTTATGAAGGTAGAAGAAGTGTAATAGCATTTATTATTATTTTCTTACTTGGAGTAGGGTATACTAGTTATGCTCACTATGCTATTGATGTAGCAGATAAAACTAAAGGAGAAAAGATGTTATTCAGAACTTGCTGGGCACCTTTTCAAAGTATGTCTAATATGAGTCCTTTAGGATATCATGCTTATGATATATATGAATACTTAGTTTTGAATAGGACTGAAAAATTAAGTGAGAGTGATAAAACTCAAATATCTAGTTGGTTTGATTATAATAATGAAAATTTACCAGATAATAAATATAAAGGTATGCTTCAAGGAAAAAATCTTATTGCAATTCAAGTAGAATCTCTTGAGAATTTTGTAATAGGTCAAAAAGCTTATGGGCAAGAAATAACTCCAAATTTAAATAAGTTACTATCAAATTCACTATATTTCTCAGGTGTGCATGAACAAAATAATAGCGGTACAAGTTCCGATGCAGACTTTATGATAAATACTTCAGTATTTCCAATAAGAGAAGGGGCAACCTTCTTTAGATACCCTCAACGTGAATATACAACCTTAGCAGAGTTATTAAAGGATAAAGGGTATACATCATTATCTACTCATCCTGAGGTGGCTGGCAATTGGAATTGGGCACCAGTACATCAAGGAAGCCTTAAGTTTGATAAAACATTGGATATTACAAGTTATAATGTTGATGAGGTTATAGGATTAGGATTATCCGATCAATCTTATTTAAACCAAGTTGCAGATAAATTAACTGCATTAAAAGAGCCATTTTACGGTTATATGGTGACATTAACCAGTCACGGACCTTTTGATATACCAGATAATAAGAAGCTTTTAAAACTTCCAGAAGAGTTCGATAAAACTATATTAGGATCATACTTCCAAAGTGTTAGATATACTGATGAAGCTATAGGAAACTTTATTAAGAAACTTGATTCTGAAGGTGTGTTAAAGAATTCTGTTATTATGATATATGGTGATCATACTGGAGTTCATAAGTTCTATCCAGATCAACTTAAAAATGTAAAATTCGAAGGTGATTGGTGGCAACCAAATGATATGAAGATCCCTTATATTGTATATAACCCAAGCATTAAAGGAGAAGAGTTTAAAGTAAATGGAGGAGGAGTAGATATTCTTCCAACTATCTCATATCTTCTTGGGGTTGATAGAAAGGAATTTGGGTCAACTTCAATGGGAAGGGTATTAGTAAATACTAATAGGGACACTACAGTTTTAAACTCAGGTAAGATAATAGGAACTCCAAAGGATGCCAAGGAAGAACAACACTTAAAAGAAACTTTAGATGTAGCTAATAAAGTTGTTTTAGGAAATTATTTTGCAAAGAAATAA
- a CDS encoding DUF2628 domain-containing protein: MICPKCGREYENSTECPYCASEMNTSNYSNNSYYTSSEVTTEDLENYVGLKKADYFLTKWSDMDATASKISWNWPAFFINWVWLLYRKMYAFGFAILGFNIISRFFIKSSGFSFILNVAEMVAGGLLGNWLYKYSAEKKIREIKRLSNDEEVARRRISMAGGVNIAVPIIFGIIYAIVIIFLILIAVAAFAAKSSYNF; encoded by the coding sequence ATGATTTGTCCTAAATGTGGTAGAGAATATGAAAATTCTACCGAATGTCCTTATTGTGCTTCAGAAATGAACACTAGCAATTATTCAAATAATTCTTATTACACATCATCTGAAGTAACAACAGAAGATTTAGAAAATTATGTTGGATTAAAGAAAGCTGATTATTTCTTAACAAAATGGTCAGATATGGATGCCACTGCATCAAAAATATCTTGGAATTGGCCTGCATTTTTTATTAACTGGGTATGGTTACTTTATAGAAAAATGTATGCATTTGGTTTCGCAATATTAGGTTTTAATATAATTTCAAGATTTTTTATAAAAAGTTCAGGTTTTAGCTTTATATTAAATGTGGCTGAAATGGTTGCTGGAGGTTTATTAGGTAATTGGCTTTACAAGTATTCAGCTGAAAAGAAAATAAGGGAAATCAAGAGATTATCTAACGATGAAGAAGTTGCAAGAAGACGTATTTCCATGGCTGGAGGCGTGAACATTGCAGTCCCAATCATTTTTGGAATTATCTATGCCATTGTTATTATATTCTTAATTCTTATAGCCGTGGCTGCATTCGCTGCAAAATCATCATATAATTTCTAA